A DNA window from Paenibacillus sp. HWE-109 contains the following coding sequences:
- a CDS encoding histidine phosphatase family protein, which produces MTKLYLIRHGETLWNVERRMQGHLDSPLSALGEQQAAWLSQALSDIEFDVVCASSSGRTRQTAEIIKGSRDLQIHVSDDWKEMNLGAWEGRISAEIEELEPDNFHAFWHAPQLYKSAHGESYEDLRDRVIPALTQLINEHAGKTIALISHTVTLKMMMAYLERRTLAELWNPPYFHPTCLSIVEFIDQEPNIRLHGDTSHYQKEAFGY; this is translated from the coding sequence ATGACCAAGCTTTATTTGATTCGTCATGGTGAGACGTTGTGGAATGTAGAGCGGAGAATGCAGGGTCATCTGGATTCACCGCTTTCAGCGTTAGGTGAGCAGCAAGCCGCTTGGTTGTCTCAAGCGCTCAGCGACATCGAATTCGATGTCGTATGTGCAAGCAGCAGCGGACGCACGCGGCAGACAGCAGAGATCATCAAGGGTTCGCGCGACCTGCAAATCCATGTTTCTGACGACTGGAAAGAAATGAATTTAGGGGCCTGGGAAGGTCGGATATCGGCAGAAATCGAGGAGTTGGAACCAGACAATTTCCATGCATTCTGGCATGCTCCTCAGCTGTACAAGTCTGCGCATGGTGAATCCTACGAGGATTTGCGAGATCGGGTCATACCTGCGCTGACACAATTGATTAACGAGCACGCAGGAAAAACGATCGCTTTAATTTCTCATACGGTTACCCTAAAGATGATGATGGCGTATTTGGAACGTAGAACGCTTGCTGAGCTGTGGAACCCGCCATATTTTCATCCGACTTGTTTAAGTATTGTTGAATTTATTGATCAAGAACCCAACATTCGACTTCATGGGGATACGTCCCATTATCAAAAAGAGGCGTTTGGGTATTAA
- a CDS encoding antibiotic biosynthesis monooxygenase family protein produces the protein MILEVAILPVIAGKNAEFETAFRQASSIISSMKGYISHELQTCMEDNNKYLLLVKWETLEDHTVGFRGSAEYQEWRKLLHHFYDPFPVVEHYTPTQAYMPE, from the coding sequence ATGATTCTTGAAGTCGCTATACTACCGGTTATTGCGGGGAAAAATGCCGAGTTTGAAACCGCGTTCCGTCAAGCTTCGTCGATTATTTCGTCGATGAAAGGCTATATTTCGCATGAATTGCAAACCTGTATGGAAGACAATAACAAATATTTGCTGCTTGTGAAGTGGGAAACGCTGGAAGATCATACGGTTGGATTTCGAGGTTCGGCTGAATATCAAGAATGGCGCAAACTGCTGCATCATTTCTATGATCCGTTCCCTGTCGTGGAACATTATACGCCTACCCAAGCCTATATGCCGGAATAA